The following coding sequences are from one Hymenobacter sp. DG25A window:
- the rpmI gene encoding 50S ribosomal protein L35 codes for MPKMKTKSGAKKRFTLTGTGKIKRKHAFKSHILTKKTTKQKRNLTHATLVSSADMNRVKDMLNL; via the coding sequence ATGCCGAAAATGAAAACCAAATCCGGCGCCAAAAAGCGTTTTACGCTCACCGGCACCGGTAAAATCAAGCGTAAGCACGCCTTCAAGTCGCACATCCTGACCAAGAAAACTACCAAGCAGAAGCGTAACCTTACGCACGCTACCCTGGTTAGCTCGGCAGACATGAACCGCGTGAAGGACATGCTGAATCTCTAA
- the thrS gene encoding threonine--tRNA ligase, which yields MIDITLPDGSVRQFVDGATGYEVAASISEGLARNALGVRVNGEVRDLHRPIEQNANLEILTWNDQAGKATFWHSSAHLMAEALEALYPGVKLGIGPSIENGFYYDVDFGEGRTISSDDFATIEKKMLELAKTKSQYVRREVPKAEAIAYFQEKADPYKLDLLQGLEDGTITFYTQGGFTDLCRGPHIPDTSPIKAVKLMNVAGAYWRGDEKSKQLTRIYGITFPKAKELTEYLERLEEAKRRDHRKLGKELELFAFSDKVGAGLPLWLPKGTALRERLEQFLRRAQVKAGYLPVVTPHIGSKELYVTSGHYEKYGADSFQPIRTPNPGEEFFLKPMNCPHHCEIYKTKPRSYRDLPLRLAEFGTVYRYEQSGELHGLTRVRGFTQDDAHIFCRPDQVKEEFLKVIDIVLYVLKALDFPDFTAQISLRDPENKTKYIGSDENWARAEAAIQEAAAEKGLKTVTELGEAAFYGPKLDFMVRDALGRKWQLGTIQVDYNLPERFDLEYVAPDNSRQRPVMIHRAPFGSLERFVAVLIEHCGGNFPLWLSPEQFAVLPISEKYQDYAQQVYDRLMQAELRGSLDSRDEKIGRKIRDAEIAKVPYMLIVGEKEQENGIVSVRRHGEGDMGSMPIEAFIRNFQDQVNEMTQAI from the coding sequence ATGATTGATATCACCCTCCCCGACGGTTCGGTGCGCCAGTTTGTAGATGGCGCCACGGGCTATGAAGTAGCCGCCAGCATCAGCGAAGGCTTGGCCCGTAATGCCCTCGGTGTGCGCGTCAACGGCGAAGTGCGCGACCTGCACCGCCCCATTGAGCAGAATGCCAACCTCGAAATCCTGACCTGGAACGATCAGGCCGGTAAAGCCACCTTCTGGCACTCGTCCGCTCACCTGATGGCGGAAGCCCTGGAAGCCCTGTACCCCGGCGTGAAGCTGGGCATCGGACCCAGCATTGAGAATGGTTTTTACTACGATGTAGACTTCGGCGAAGGCCGCACCATCTCCTCCGACGATTTTGCCACCATCGAGAAGAAGATGCTGGAGCTGGCCAAAACCAAAAGCCAGTACGTGCGCCGGGAAGTGCCCAAGGCGGAAGCCATTGCCTATTTTCAGGAGAAAGCCGACCCCTATAAGCTGGACCTGCTGCAGGGCCTGGAGGACGGCACCATTACTTTCTACACCCAGGGCGGGTTCACGGACCTTTGCCGCGGGCCGCACATTCCCGATACCAGCCCCATTAAAGCGGTAAAGCTGATGAACGTGGCCGGTGCCTACTGGCGCGGCGACGAGAAGAGCAAGCAGCTCACGCGCATCTACGGCATCACCTTCCCCAAAGCCAAGGAGCTGACCGAGTACCTGGAGCGCCTGGAAGAAGCCAAGCGCCGCGACCACCGCAAGCTGGGCAAGGAGCTGGAGCTTTTCGCCTTTTCTGATAAAGTAGGAGCGGGGCTGCCCCTGTGGCTGCCCAAAGGCACGGCCCTGCGCGAGCGTCTGGAGCAGTTCCTGCGCCGTGCCCAGGTGAAAGCCGGCTACCTGCCCGTGGTAACGCCCCACATCGGCTCCAAAGAGCTATACGTAACCAGCGGCCACTACGAGAAGTACGGTGCCGACTCGTTCCAGCCCATCAGAACGCCCAACCCGGGTGAGGAATTCTTCCTCAAGCCCATGAACTGCCCTCACCATTGCGAAATCTACAAAACCAAGCCCCGCTCATACCGCGACCTGCCGTTGCGCCTGGCCGAGTTTGGTACCGTGTATCGCTACGAGCAGAGCGGGGAGCTGCACGGCCTGACCCGCGTGCGGGGCTTTACGCAGGACGATGCCCACATCTTCTGCCGCCCCGATCAGGTGAAGGAAGAGTTTCTGAAGGTAATTGACATTGTGCTCTACGTCCTGAAGGCGCTGGATTTCCCCGACTTTACGGCGCAGATTTCCCTCCGCGACCCGGAGAACAAGACCAAGTACATTGGCTCTGACGAAAACTGGGCGCGGGCGGAAGCCGCCATTCAGGAAGCCGCTGCCGAGAAGGGGCTTAAAACGGTAACCGAACTGGGTGAAGCCGCCTTCTACGGCCCCAAGCTGGACTTCATGGTGCGCGATGCCCTGGGCCGCAAGTGGCAACTGGGTACCATTCAGGTAGACTATAACCTGCCTGAGCGGTTTGATCTGGAGTACGTGGCCCCGGATAACTCCCGGCAGCGCCCCGTGATGATTCACCGGGCTCCGTTTGGCTCGCTGGAACGCTTCGTGGCGGTGCTGATTGAGCACTGCGGTGGCAACTTCCCGCTCTGGCTCTCGCCCGAACAGTTTGCCGTTCTGCCTATTTCTGAGAAATATCAGGACTACGCCCAGCAGGTTTATGACCGCCTGATGCAGGCCGAACTGCGCGGTTCTTTGGACAGCCGTGACGAGAAAATCGGCCGGAAAATCCGGGATGCGGAAATAGCCAAAGTGCCCTATATGTTGATTGTAGGGGAGAAGGAGCAGGAAAACGGCATTGTTTCCGTTCGCCGCCACGGCGAGGGTGACATGGGCAGCATGCCCATTGAAGCCTTCATCCGAAACTTCCAGGATCAGGTAAATGAAATGACGCAAGCCATTTAG
- a CDS encoding tetratricopeptide repeat protein has translation MALSACGNSTAEQPDVMVNLATVQSGPAIQAQDLEGAIARQPRNASLYARRAAFRLDAGEPERALRDIEEALRLDDGPGEYYFLQARARRGIGQLQSTLKAAEAASRHGFASPQLSLLVGETNLAARRYQDALDHLDRTLQQEPENAAALFYKGMAYVGLQDTVQAFDFLRASVAREPRQAEILHQLAFLSNARRQPQDAAIFAARGLALAPTYGPLWYDNGRQYDLQGRPDSAQQNYLRALRYDTTLYRADYRLGMAYVKQRRHAEALPHLQRALRRSTLLPNARQMLAESYEALRRPQEAAAQYQQLVRENPGNKHWSYMAWKAAAKARGEPTDTTTRRRVAPIEPILQRAPVALPN, from the coding sequence TTGGCTCTCTCCGCCTGCGGCAACTCCACTGCAGAGCAGCCGGATGTGATGGTGAATCTGGCTACCGTGCAGAGTGGCCCGGCCATTCAGGCGCAGGATCTGGAAGGCGCTATTGCCCGCCAGCCCCGTAACGCCAGCCTGTATGCGCGCCGTGCTGCTTTTCGGCTCGATGCCGGAGAGCCGGAGCGGGCCCTGCGGGATATAGAAGAAGCCTTACGACTGGATGATGGCCCCGGAGAGTACTACTTTCTGCAGGCCCGGGCCCGGCGCGGAATAGGCCAGCTGCAGAGCACGCTGAAAGCCGCCGAAGCCGCCTCCCGCCACGGTTTTGCCTCTCCCCAGCTGAGTTTGTTGGTAGGGGAAACCAACCTGGCCGCCCGGCGCTACCAGGATGCCCTTGACCACCTGGACCGCACCCTGCAGCAGGAACCCGAAAATGCGGCCGCGCTCTTCTACAAAGGCATGGCATACGTAGGCCTTCAGGATACCGTCCAGGCTTTCGATTTTCTGCGGGCCAGTGTAGCACGGGAGCCGCGGCAGGCCGAAATCCTTCATCAGCTGGCTTTTCTGAGCAATGCCCGCCGCCAGCCCCAGGATGCCGCCATCTTCGCGGCGCGGGGCCTGGCGCTGGCGCCCACCTACGGTCCCCTTTGGTATGATAACGGCCGGCAATATGACCTGCAGGGGCGCCCCGACAGCGCCCAGCAAAACTACCTGCGGGCCCTGCGCTATGACACCACCCTCTACCGCGCCGACTACCGCCTGGGGATGGCCTATGTAAAACAGCGCCGCCACGCCGAGGCACTGCCCCACCTGCAACGCGCCTTGCGCCGCTCTACGCTGCTCCCTAATGCCCGCCAGATGCTGGCCGAAAGCTACGAAGCCCTGCGGCGCCCCCAGGAAGCGGCGGCCCAGTACCAACAGCTGGTCCGGGAAAACCCGGGGAACAAGCACTGGAGCTACATGGCCTGGAAGGCAGCTGCCAAAGCCCGGGGAGAACCAACGGATACCACCACGCGGCGGCGTGTAGCGCCCATAGAGCCTATCCTGCAACGGGCTCCGGTAGCGCTTCCCAACTAA
- a CDS encoding DNA gyrase/topoisomerase IV subunit A gives MSSVRGMYQNWFLDYASYVILERAVPAIEDGLKPVQRRILHAMKEMDDGRFNKVANVIGQTMQYHPHGDASIGDAMVNLGQKDLLIETQGNWGDIRTGDGAAAPRYIEARLSKFALDVVFNPDTTEWQMSYDGRKREPTTLPVKFPLLLAQGVEGIAVGLSTKIMPHNFRELCKASIDVLKGRDIQLFPDFPTGGLCDVTNYNGGLRGAKIRLRATIEKADKTMLIIRDIPYGTTTTALMESIVKASEANKIKIKKVVDNTAAEVEIQVHLPTGVSPDLTMDALYAFTDCEISISPNTCVIIEDKPRFVGVEDMLRLSTQKTVRLLERELEIRENELQEKWHSASLEKIFIENRIYRKIEECETWAEILETIDKGLKKFVRVQGEKAKADDQRIVLRRAITEDDLTRLTEIRIKRISKFDGFKADEYIQRLEAELAEVADHMANLTRYAINYFEGLLKKYGAGRERKTQLRTFDVVTAQKVAVANQKLYVNRKDGFVGYGLKKDELVEYICDCSDLDDIIAIKRDGTFMVTRIAEKTFVGKDILHAGVYNKNDDRLVYNMIYQDGASGISFAKRFLVTGITRDKSYDLTKGTKGTKTLYLTANPNSESEIVSIQLSDKAPARVKQFDFDFAELAIKGKGSMGNIVTKQPIKKITQKSLGDSTLGGREVFFDSVVGRLNTAGHGRYLGTFDTDNTVLVVYKDGSYELKSPDPALHFDVPNIVLLRKLEPDTVLSAVYMDGETKIHYVKRFKIETSTLEKRFIFISETKGSRLLAVTANPEPAVEVKLQRDKKADKESETIRLHEFIDVKGWKAMGNKLNYFKVHGITLLTDEGPEPERREVAKKRGPATLPRPTAGGMGAAEAPLPEENGPVDISAEDVAQAQAVLRRPKSQLKLF, from the coding sequence ATGTCTTCCGTGCGCGGCATGTACCAGAACTGGTTTCTGGACTACGCCAGCTACGTCATTTTGGAGCGGGCTGTGCCCGCCATTGAGGATGGCCTGAAGCCCGTACAGCGCCGGATTCTGCATGCCATGAAGGAAATGGACGATGGCCGCTTCAACAAAGTAGCCAACGTCATCGGCCAGACCATGCAGTACCACCCCCACGGCGACGCCTCCATCGGCGACGCCATGGTGAACCTGGGCCAGAAAGACCTGCTGATTGAAACCCAGGGTAACTGGGGCGACATCCGCACCGGCGACGGCGCAGCTGCTCCCCGTTACATTGAAGCCCGCCTGAGCAAGTTTGCCTTGGATGTGGTGTTCAACCCCGATACCACCGAGTGGCAGATGAGCTACGACGGCCGCAAGCGCGAACCGACTACCCTGCCCGTGAAGTTTCCCTTGCTGCTGGCGCAGGGCGTGGAAGGCATTGCCGTGGGTTTGAGCACCAAGATCATGCCCCACAACTTCCGCGAGCTGTGCAAAGCCAGCATCGACGTGCTGAAGGGTCGTGACATCCAGCTGTTCCCCGACTTCCCGACGGGCGGCCTGTGCGACGTTACCAACTACAACGGGGGCTTGCGCGGGGCGAAAATCCGCCTGCGCGCCACCATTGAGAAGGCCGACAAGACCATGCTCATCATTCGCGACATTCCCTACGGCACCACCACCACGGCGCTGATGGAAAGCATCGTGAAGGCCTCGGAAGCGAACAAAATCAAGATCAAAAAGGTAGTCGATAACACGGCGGCCGAAGTGGAAATCCAGGTGCACCTGCCCACGGGCGTGTCGCCGGATCTGACCATGGATGCGCTCTACGCCTTCACCGATTGCGAAATCAGCATCTCGCCCAACACCTGCGTTATCATTGAGGACAAGCCCCGCTTTGTGGGCGTGGAGGACATGCTGCGCCTGAGCACCCAGAAAACGGTGCGGCTGCTGGAGCGGGAGCTGGAAATCAGGGAAAATGAGCTGCAGGAAAAGTGGCACTCGGCCTCCTTGGAGAAGATTTTCATCGAGAACCGCATCTACCGCAAAATTGAGGAATGCGAGACCTGGGCCGAAATCCTGGAGACCATTGATAAGGGGCTGAAGAAGTTTGTGCGCGTGCAAGGGGAGAAGGCTAAGGCCGACGACCAGCGCATTGTACTGCGCCGTGCCATTACGGAAGACGACCTCACCCGCCTGACGGAAATCCGCATCAAGCGTATTTCCAAGTTCGATGGGTTTAAGGCCGATGAGTACATTCAGCGCCTGGAAGCCGAGCTGGCGGAAGTTGCCGACCACATGGCCAACCTCACCCGCTACGCCATCAACTATTTCGAAGGGCTGCTGAAGAAGTACGGCGCGGGCCGCGAGCGGAAAACCCAGCTCCGCACTTTTGATGTGGTAACGGCCCAGAAAGTAGCCGTGGCCAACCAGAAGCTCTACGTCAACCGCAAGGATGGCTTTGTGGGCTACGGCCTCAAAAAGGACGAGCTGGTAGAATACATCTGCGACTGCTCCGACTTGGACGACATCATTGCCATTAAGCGCGACGGCACATTCATGGTAACGCGCATTGCCGAAAAGACCTTCGTGGGCAAGGATATTCTGCACGCCGGCGTCTACAACAAGAACGACGACCGGCTGGTGTACAACATGATTTACCAGGATGGCGCCTCCGGCATCAGCTTTGCCAAGCGCTTCCTGGTAACCGGCATCACCCGCGACAAATCCTACGACCTGACCAAAGGCACCAAGGGCACCAAAACGCTTTACCTCACCGCCAACCCCAACTCGGAGTCGGAAATTGTGAGTATTCAGCTTTCGGACAAAGCCCCGGCCCGCGTGAAGCAGTTTGATTTCGATTTTGCCGAGCTGGCCATCAAAGGCAAGGGCTCCATGGGCAACATCGTCACCAAGCAGCCCATCAAGAAAATCACCCAGAAAAGCCTCGGCGACTCCACGCTGGGTGGCCGCGAAGTGTTCTTTGATAGTGTGGTGGGCCGCCTGAACACCGCCGGCCACGGCCGCTACCTCGGCACCTTCGATACTGATAACACGGTGCTGGTGGTGTATAAGGATGGCAGCTACGAGCTGAAGTCACCGGACCCGGCGCTCCATTTTGACGTGCCCAACATCGTGCTGCTCCGCAAACTGGAGCCCGATACGGTGCTAAGCGCGGTGTATATGGATGGCGAGACGAAAATCCACTACGTGAAGCGGTTTAAGATTGAAACCAGCACGCTGGAAAAGCGCTTTATCTTCATCTCCGAAACCAAAGGCTCCAGGCTGCTGGCCGTAACGGCTAACCCTGAACCCGCCGTGGAAGTGAAGCTCCAGCGTGATAAAAAAGCCGATAAGGAATCGGAAACCATTCGTCTGCACGAATTTATCGACGTAAAAGGGTGGAAGGCCATGGGCAACAAGCTCAACTACTTCAAAGTGCACGGGATTACCCTGCTCACCGACGAAGGCCCCGAGCCGGAGCGCCGCGAAGTGGCCAAAAAGCGCGGTCCGGCCACGCTGCCGCGCCCAACGGCTGGCGGAATGGGCGCCGCCGAAGCCCCGTTGCCGGAGGAAAATGGTCCGGTGGATATTTCCGCCGAAGATGTAGCCCAGGCCCAGGCCGTGCTGCGTCGGCCCAAGTCTCAGCTCAAGCTGTTTTAA
- a CDS encoding DNA topoisomerase IV subunit B yields the protein MAAEELTPSTTPDHGYNEDSIRSLDWREHIRLRPGMYIGKLGDGSAYDDGIYVLVKEVIDNSIDEHVMGHGRTIDIKISDHRVQVRDYGRGIPLGKVVDVVSKINTGGKYDSKVFQKSVGLNGVGTKAVNALSNYFLVQSVREGIMKSAEFSQGQLVQDPKPQKTSQRNGTQITFQPDDTIFRNYRFIPEFLESQIWNYVYLNAGLTINFNGQKFYSENGLLDLLARKADPESLRYPIIHLKGEDIELALTHGNDYGEEYYSFVNGQYTTQGGTHLAAFREAVVKTIREFYKKEFDAADIRGSIVAAISVRVQEPVFESQTKTKLGSMNMGPDGPTVRGFILDYVKEHLDNYLHKNPATAEALLKRIMQSERERKDMAGVKKLANQRAKKANLHNRKLRDCRFHLGEGKPGQGELATLFITEGDSASGSITKSRNVETEAVFSLRGKPLNCFGLKKKIVYENEELNLLQHALNIEEGIENLRYNRVVIATDADVDGMHIRLLLLTFFLQFFPDLVRNGHVYILETPLFRVRNKKTTIYCYNEQEKQQAMRQLGRNPEITRFKGLGEISPEEFGKFIGENIRLEPVILQSERSIHQVLTYYMGKNTPDRQNFIIDNLRLEKDLVTSDVLPVEEVAEADLA from the coding sequence ATGGCAGCCGAAGAACTCACTCCCAGCACTACCCCCGACCACGGCTACAATGAGGATAGTATCCGCTCCCTGGACTGGCGCGAGCATATCCGTCTGCGGCCCGGCATGTACATCGGCAAGCTCGGCGACGGGTCTGCCTACGATGACGGTATCTACGTGCTGGTAAAGGAAGTGATTGATAACTCGATTGATGAGCACGTGATGGGTCACGGCCGCACTATCGATATCAAGATTTCCGACCACCGGGTGCAGGTGCGCGACTACGGCCGGGGCATTCCGCTGGGTAAGGTAGTAGATGTTGTCAGCAAGATTAACACGGGCGGTAAGTACGACAGCAAAGTTTTTCAGAAATCTGTGGGCTTGAACGGCGTGGGTACCAAAGCGGTTAACGCCCTGAGCAATTATTTTTTGGTGCAGAGCGTCCGCGAGGGCATCATGAAGTCGGCGGAGTTTAGTCAGGGTCAGTTGGTGCAGGACCCCAAGCCCCAGAAAACCAGCCAGCGTAACGGCACGCAAATCACCTTCCAGCCCGACGACACCATTTTCCGCAACTACCGCTTTATCCCGGAGTTTCTGGAAAGCCAGATCTGGAACTACGTGTACCTGAACGCGGGCCTCACCATCAACTTCAACGGCCAGAAGTTCTATTCTGAAAACGGCCTCTTGGACCTGCTGGCCCGCAAAGCCGACCCGGAGAGCCTGCGCTACCCCATTATTCACCTGAAGGGCGAGGATATTGAGCTGGCCCTCACGCACGGCAACGACTACGGTGAGGAGTACTACAGCTTCGTAAACGGCCAGTACACCACCCAGGGCGGTACCCACCTGGCCGCCTTCCGCGAGGCGGTGGTGAAAACCATCCGGGAGTTCTATAAGAAGGAGTTTGATGCCGCCGACATTCGCGGCTCCATTGTGGCCGCTATTTCGGTGCGTGTGCAGGAGCCCGTGTTTGAAAGTCAGACCAAAACCAAGCTGGGCTCCATGAACATGGGCCCCGACGGCCCCACGGTGCGTGGCTTCATTCTGGACTACGTTAAGGAGCACCTCGATAACTATCTGCACAAAAACCCGGCAACGGCCGAAGCCCTGCTCAAACGCATTATGCAGAGTGAGCGGGAGCGGAAGGACATGGCCGGCGTAAAAAAGCTGGCCAACCAGCGCGCCAAAAAAGCCAACCTGCACAACCGCAAGCTGCGCGACTGCCGCTTCCACCTGGGCGAAGGCAAGCCCGGCCAGGGAGAGCTGGCCACCTTGTTCATTACCGAGGGCGACTCCGCTTCGGGCTCCATCACCAAGAGCCGCAACGTGGAAACGGAAGCCGTTTTCTCCCTGCGTGGCAAGCCCCTGAACTGCTTCGGGCTGAAGAAGAAGATTGTGTATGAAAACGAGGAGCTGAACCTGCTGCAGCACGCCCTCAACATCGAAGAAGGCATTGAAAACCTGCGCTACAACCGCGTGGTTATTGCTACCGATGCCGATGTGGACGGTATGCACATCCGCCTGTTGCTGCTTACGTTCTTCCTGCAGTTCTTCCCGGATCTGGTCCGCAACGGGCACGTTTATATCCTGGAAACGCCGCTGTTCCGGGTGCGGAACAAGAAAACCACCATTTACTGCTACAACGAGCAGGAAAAGCAGCAGGCCATGCGCCAGCTGGGCCGCAACCCCGAAATCACCCGCTTTAAAGGCCTGGGTGAAATCTCGCCCGAAGAATTCGGTAAATTCATTGGCGAGAATATTCGCCTGGAACCCGTCATCTTGCAGTCGGAGCGCAGCATTCACCAGGTGCTCACTTACTACATGGGCAAAAACACCCCCGACCGTCAGAACTTCATCATCGACAACCTGCGTCTGGAAAAAGACCTGGTAACTTCTGATGTGCTGCCCGTGGAAGAAGTAGCTGAAGCCGATTTAGCGTAA
- a CDS encoding AI-2E family transporter produces the protein MLPPSTQPRLPSTAHKPTSEVRQTPIVQYAFLLIAAVLTVYSLKVLDDVLLPLLFSALFTLLLLPISRWLEGRGVPRILAIIMCLLLMALLFAGIILGFASQLTQFKSELPKLQEKLFQVFHQFQDWASQRFGIDPISDEELKQSTMKSLKKDSGSYLNTTFKTTSAVVSNLLQVPIYIFCFLYYRDHLRQFMFRFVSPDKRTTVLNTVDNIQTVVQAYISGLFKVIVVVAILNGIGLLALQVKFAIFFAIFASVLAVIPYIGIMIGASVPAIITLVETGSPLHAAAVVGVFAIVQFLEGNFITPMITGSQVSINPMAAIIALVLGAELWGTPGMILSIPLIAVVKVILDASKITEPWGFLLGDIAEGEDNIKSVAGGEPGFFTRLWHRIKGQES, from the coding sequence ATGCTTCCTCCCTCTACCCAACCCCGCTTGCCCAGCACTGCGCACAAGCCTACTTCGGAGGTCAGGCAGACTCCCATTGTGCAGTATGCTTTTCTGCTGATTGCCGCAGTGCTCACGGTGTATTCGCTCAAAGTGCTGGATGATGTACTCCTTCCCCTGCTCTTTTCGGCCTTGTTTACGCTGTTGCTGCTGCCCATCAGCCGGTGGCTGGAGGGGCGCGGCGTGCCCCGCATTCTGGCTATTATTATGTGCCTGTTGCTGATGGCCCTGCTGTTTGCCGGCATTATCTTGGGCTTTGCCTCGCAGCTGACGCAGTTTAAGAGTGAGCTACCCAAGCTGCAGGAAAAGCTCTTCCAGGTTTTCCACCAGTTTCAGGACTGGGCCAGCCAGCGCTTCGGCATCGACCCTATTTCGGACGAGGAGCTGAAGCAATCTACCATGAAGTCCCTGAAAAAGGACAGCGGCAGCTACCTCAACACCACGTTTAAGACCACCTCGGCGGTAGTCAGCAACCTGCTGCAGGTGCCCATCTACATCTTCTGCTTTCTGTACTACCGCGACCATCTGCGCCAGTTTATGTTCCGGTTTGTGTCGCCGGATAAGCGCACCACCGTGCTCAATACCGTGGATAATATTCAGACGGTGGTGCAGGCCTACATTTCCGGGCTGTTTAAGGTGATTGTGGTAGTGGCTATTCTGAATGGCATCGGGCTGCTGGCTTTGCAGGTGAAGTTTGCCATCTTCTTCGCCATTTTCGCCTCGGTGCTGGCCGTTATTCCCTACATCGGCATTATGATTGGAGCCAGCGTGCCAGCCATTATTACGCTGGTGGAAACCGGCTCCCCGCTGCACGCGGCCGCCGTGGTAGGCGTTTTTGCCATTGTGCAGTTTCTGGAGGGCAATTTTATCACGCCTATGATTACCGGCTCCCAGGTAAGCATCAACCCCATGGCCGCCATTATTGCGCTGGTGCTGGGGGCAGAGTTGTGGGGCACCCCGGGCATGATTCTGAGCATTCCGCTGATTGCGGTAGTGAAAGTGATTCTGGATGCCAGCAAAATCACGGAGCCCTGGGGCTTCTTGCTGGGCGATATTGCCGAAGGTGAGGATAATATCAAGAGTGTGGCCGGCGGCGAGCCGGGCTTCTTTACCCGACTTTGGCACCGTATTAAGGGACAGGAATCGTAA
- a CDS encoding ferritin-like domain-containing protein, whose product MSALTAPAARAFNDLVEINKTATKGYQEAAEGVTDPQLRSELSKFSQQRAKFASELEQKARQWGVNTKQEGTVEGALTDAAAALHRGWINIKSAVTGHNDSAILGECETGDATALQAYETALRSSDLPVEARSVIQKQHGDILSAKNWVTQQKGRVK is encoded by the coding sequence ATGTCAGCCTTAACTGCACCTGCCGCCCGGGCCTTTAATGACCTGGTTGAAATAAATAAAACTGCTACCAAAGGCTACCAAGAAGCCGCTGAGGGCGTAACCGACCCCCAGCTGCGCTCTGAGTTGAGCAAGTTCAGCCAGCAGCGCGCCAAGTTTGCTTCTGAGCTGGAACAGAAAGCCCGCCAGTGGGGCGTTAACACCAAACAAGAAGGCACCGTGGAAGGGGCTTTGACGGACGCCGCCGCCGCCCTGCACCGGGGCTGGATCAACATTAAATCAGCCGTGACGGGCCACAACGACTCCGCCATTCTGGGTGAGTGCGAAACCGGTGATGCCACGGCCCTGCAGGCCTACGAAACGGCTCTGCGCTCCAGTGATTTGCCCGTTGAAGCCCGCAGCGTGATTCAAAAACAGCACGGCGACATCCTGTCGGCTAAAAACTGGGTGACCCAGCAAAAAGGCCGCGTTAAATAA